In Glandiceps talaboti chromosome 4, keGlaTala1.1, whole genome shotgun sequence, a single window of DNA contains:
- the LOC144434625 gene encoding carbohydrate sulfotransferase 3-like has product MECKGRNRMYFKAILCLLVIYTVILAAMVYKSTRYMDIGTHIHSGTFNNRNNTTGDGEKMKLHVLIFASKRTGSSFLGEYFNQNPRFFYSREPLKTMTQMALQKKISDALFDTLSVDVVSKFFHCDFSEAHPWFSLLTPGCPYSIALNDTSICHRTGILKNVPLSKQNVTDILTPSCQGRDHIAIKVIRMYDLNLLRSFALDPTLNIKIIHLVRDPRAVFQSRNTINEHNEDFARRKVIVDEVTDYCRNLAKNLAIARSGLLGLEGKYKLVRYEDLATRPVEMMKDMYDFLRLSYSPEVETWLQKNTVINTGDPFLTSKNAKFVLKKWRHAMPWNKVRDIQNKCTVAMDLLHYHLLKNDKDLRKDSIPTFH; this is encoded by the coding sequence CTGCAATGGTGTACAAAAGCACACGATATATGGACATCGGTACTCATATACACAGCGGAACATTCAACAATAGAAACAACACAACAGGAGACGGGGAAAAGATGAAACTACACGTCTTGATATTCGCCAGCAAAAGAACTGGATCTTCTTTCCTTGGAGAATATTTCAACCAAAATCCAAGATTCTTCTACAGTCGGGAACCTCTAAAGACGATGACTCAAATGGCTTTACAGAAGAAAATATCGGATGCTTTGTTTGATACCTTGTCAGTAGATGTCGTATCCAAGTTTTTCCATTGTGACTTTTCTGAAGCACATCCATGGTTTTCCTTGTTAACACCTGGCTGCCCATATTCAATCGCTTTGAACGACACCTCAATTTGTCACAGAACTGGTATCCTCAAAAATGTTCCTTTGtcaaagcaaaatgtgacaGATATTCTGACACCATCTTGTCAAGGGCGTGATCACATCGCAATTAAAGTCATTCGCATGTATGATTTAAATCTCCTGCGTTCATTTGCTCTAGATCCGACTTTAAACATTAAAATCATCCATCTTGTCAGAGATCCCCGTGCTGTCTTTCAATCAAGAAATACAATCAACGAACACAACGAAGATTTTGCTAGAAGAAAAGTGATCGTGGACGAGGTCACAGATTATTGCCGTAATCTCGCTAAAAATCTCGCGATAGCAAGATCTGGTTTATTAGGACTTGAAGGAAAATACAAATTAGTGCGTTACGAGGATTTGGCAACGAGGCCAGTTGAAATGATGAAAGATATGTACGATTTTCTTCGCTTGTCATACTCTCCTGAAGTGGAAACCTGGTTACAAAAAAACACTGTTATTAACACAGGAGATCCTTTCTTAACTAGTaaaaatgccaaatttgttttgaaaaagtgGCGTCATGCAATGCCATGGAACAAAGTCAGAGACATTCAAAATAAATGCACTGTAGCTATGGACCTACTTCATTATCATCTGCTAAAAAATGATAAAGATCTGCGTAAGGATTCGATCCCTACATTTCATTAA